The nucleotide sequence CAGCCTGGGCGGGGCCTCGGCACAGGAGCCGGCTGCGGGAGCCCGCCGTCCCGAGTCGCAGGCCGAGGAGACAGTGAGTTCGCGCCCTGGGCGCCccgccccagcccccagccccttccctggGCCCCCGCAAGGCGGGAACGCGAGCGCCTCCCCCGAGCTGTGTCTCGAGACCTTTGTCCTCCCCGCACCCCTCGGCCCGCTGCCTGCCCTTTACTGGCCCCCTCCCTCATGCCCGTCCCTCAGCACCCTCTTCCTTTCAACTAACTTTCCCGCTCCCTACAGTGGCTGCACCTCGTGACGCTGAGATACAGAAGGACGTGCAGGTGAGAGCTGTAGGGCCTGGAATGGCCCAAGTGGAGCCTAGGCTAATGGAAGTCTGGCCTGGCCCGCACCCTGTCCCCCGGGACTCCTGGAGTCGGGGTAGGGCAGGGTCTAGGCTTCGACCTTTCCAGGGAACTGAGGTCGGCcaagtggaggtggaggtggtgacgGAGCCCTCGCGCTGCAGTCACAGCTCTTCTCCCTCTCTACCCCTCACTCCACTGTGGGACGCTGGGTCAGACCTACTACGGGCAGGTGCTGAAGAGATCGGCAGACCTCCAGACCAACGGCTGTGTCACCACAGCCAGGCCGGTCCCCAAGCACATCCGGGAAGCCTTGCAAAATGTACACGAAGAAGTAGCCCTAAGGTAGAGTGCCCTGTGCTGTCCCCAGGAAGACCCCAAACAGCAGTTTTCCCAAAAGATAATGATGCAGGTCACTAGGGAATTAACCCGTAGCCACCAACCCATCAGCTTGCCTTGTCTATTGTAAAAATCCTAAATCTCAGCACCCATCATCTTACTGCTCTAAGAACCTCCGATGAATCTGGGCGCGCcagtgagcctgtagtcccaagtgcttgggaggctgaggcagaggatcgcGTGAGCCCAGAAGTTACAGGCTGTAGTGTGCGATCCGGgatgtgaatagccactgcactccagcttggtcaacatagccagatgcatctctaaaataaatgcgtatttttaaaaaattgcccccccccccaaaaaaaagaacctCCAGTGTGAACACTCTGTAGTCCCTACCCATGCTCACAGAATACAGTCACACTCACTGGATCTGCCATTCAAGATATGCGCAGTTCAGCACCCACTAATCAACCTTGGCCCTTTTGACCCTTCCCTTCCTCACTCCATCAGCACTGCCTGCCCAGCCGGCAGTCACCAATTTGGAaagtcttcccttttctttctccttcccaacCCTGCGCATCCAGCACCACGCTGCTGTCCCACCTACTGCATGGAGCCTTCTCTAATCCTTGAGCGGCCTCTTCCCCAAACTGCCACAGCACTCTGTCACTTGGTCTGTCCGTAAATCATGGGAAGTGTTTTCTGTGCACGATGTTTTATCTCGCCTCTTAAATACACCTACGCGGcggggagcggtggctcacgtctgtcatcccagaacttgggaggccaaggcaggtagatcacttgaggtcagaagttcaagatcgacctggtcaacatagtgaaaccccgtctctactaaaaatacaaaaattagctgggtgtagtggggcacgcctgtagtcccagctacttgggaggctgagggaggagaatcacttgaacgtggaaggcggaggtcgcagtgagcggagattgcgccactgcactccagcctgggcaacagagcaaaactcagtcaaaacaaaacaaaacaaaacaaaaggccgggggtggtggcttatgtctgtaatcccagcactttgggaggccgaggcgggaggatcacgaggccaggagatcgagaccatcctggctatcatggtgaaaccccgtctctactaaaaatacaaaatattggcctggtgcgttggctcacgcctgtagtcccagcactttgggaggccaaggcaggaggatcacgaggtcaggagatcgagaccatcctggctaacatggtgaaaccccgtctctactaaaaatacaaaaatattatccgggcgtggcggcgcgcgcctgtagtctcagctgctggggaggctgaggcaggagaacggcgtgaacctgggaggcggagcttgcagtgagctgagttcgagccactgcactccagcctgggtgacagggcaagactccgtctcaaacaaaacaaaacgaaataaatcaaaacaaaaaacgcCTATGGGACAGAAACCTTACATTTTTTCCTCAATAACTAGTGCAGTCCTGGGCCTGAATTAGAAGCTCAGCTAAtgattaaatgtatttattcaacacattattttattttatttattgatttttgagacggagtctcactctgtctcttaggctggagtgcagtggcgccatctctgctcactgcaacctctgcctcctgggttcaagccattctcctgcctcagcctcccgaggagctgggattacaggtacctgctaccgtgcccagctgattttttggtatttttagtagagacagggtttcactatgttggccaggctggtctccaactccttgcctcaagcgatccgcctgccttgacctcccaaagtgctgtgattataggcgtgagccaccgcgcctggcctgaacacATTATTTTAGGTGGCTTATGAAGTCTTAGTGCCTAGCACATGCCCAACAATACTGTGGTAAAGCAGATACAGTCCCAGCCTTCATGGGTGTCCAGTTCAGTGGAGACTAAACATCAGAAGTATGAGTGAATGatgcaagaaagaaggaaggaaggaaggaaggaaggaaggaaggaaggaaggaaggaagggtgggaggagggaagtaTGTATAAGATTTAGTGGTTTCATGTCTTACAGTCTCCAGGGAAAAAATATGTGTTTTCCATTTCCCAGATATTATGGCTGTGGTCTGGTGATCCCTGAGCATCTAGAAAACTGCTGGATTTTGGATCTGGGTAGTGGAAGTGGCAGAGATTGCTATGTACTTAGCCAGCTGGTTGGTGAAAAGGGACACGTGACCGGAATAGACATGACCAAAGGCCAGGTGAGGCATGATTTggaagacaaggagaaaaagatTCTCAAAAgcattctttgaaaaataaagttgttttcttCGTGGTTCTTCAAGGATAATTTAAGAAAGCTTCTAGTTAGCAATGCTCATTTGTGCCACTAGTGCTTCCTGTCTTGGAAACTGATAGCTTGAACAATTAGGGGCTGTTCTGGGTGAACACAAGAGTCGGAGGTTTGCTCTGATATGAATATCGTGACGATAGAGTGGACTTTGATCTTTCCCTTCTTGCTGCCATCTATCCTGAAAGATTTTGTTATTGAATGAGGAGTTTATTCAAGCCAAACTGCACGGGCAGCAGGGAGTTTATGTCCCAGGTTGTAGCATATCCTACGTGTCCACAGGAATCTTGTATGTTTATCCAAAATAATCTAGGGGAAGTATATTCTGTTAGTGATAGGAAATTTTTAGGAAAAagtcatgtatttttttcaaaatattatcaaaactatatttttcttactttaggTGGAAGTGGCTGAAAAGTATCTTGACTATCACATGGAAAAATATGGCTTCCAGGCATCTAATGTGACTTTTATTCATGGCTACATTGAGAAGTTGGGAGGGGCTGGAATCAAGAATGAGAGCCATGATATTGTTGTGTAGGTCTATATTCTTACTGTTATGACTATAgcccattttctttattattattattattattttttgagatggactctcgctctgtcacccaggccagagtgcagtggcccattgtcagctcactataacctctgcctcccaggttcaactgattctcgtgcctcagcctcccaagtagctgggattataggcacacgctaccacacccagctaatttttaaaatcttcttttagtagagacagggtttcaccatgttggccaggctggtctcaaactcctgatctcaggtgatccacccgcttccacctcccaaagtgctgggattacaggtgtgagccactgtgcccagccctcattTCCTTTTGAACACAGAGATGTCACCATTACTGTTTGCTGAATTGACTCTCATTTAGGGTGTTAAACTAAACTTAGCATGGCTTACTGACGGGAGAGAGCTGGTTTGAGCTGCTGGAGCTCACCAGCAGCAGAACACACCAGACCAAGAGGGAACTTACTTGAAACTTAACCACAAACCAATGAACCCAAAAGACCAGCAGGACCACTAAGTTTGCTCCTACAATACATGCTGACCTGTATCTTTCATAATATTTTCATGGTAAATTATAggattctatttccttttttccctcaagTTGTTATTGTCAAATCATGCCCAAGTGACAGCTGCCTTTGAGGAACATAGCCTGTTTACATGAAGCATAAGAAATGCCTTGTGccggccgggggcggtggctcacgcctataatcccagcattttgggaggccgaggcaggtggatcacgaggtcaggaattcgagaccagcttgaacaacatggcgaaaccccgtctctactaaaaatacaaaaattagctgggtgtggtggcacacgcctgtaatcccagctatttgggaggctgaggcaggagaatcacttgaacccgggaggtggaggttgcaatgagccgagattgcgccattgtactctagcctgggcaacaggagtgaaacatCCTctcgggggggaaaaaaaaaagaaagaaatgccttGTGCAGTAGGCATCTGGTCTGAGGTTTCATCTTGTTACATGGTGAACATCAGGACAGAAACAAGTAAGAATCATGCCTGATGTTATTTTCTGCACATTCAAACTTGCTAAcaatttattgagattttaagCACTCTGTCTCTGATCTTGGGGAAAAGCTTAGTTGAAGGCATtagaaagagaggagggaggcAATAAGAATGGGGTAGCTTTGACAGAACGGTGGGAACCACCTTTAGGGTCTGAAAGGATTTGCAGATCTCTGAGTATTGTGAAGATTTGCTCAACATTTCATCTGTTCTCTTTTAGATCAAACTGTGTTATTAACCTTGTGCCTGATAAACAACAAGTGCTTCAAGAGGCATATCGGGTGCTGAAGGTGAGGAGGAGAGTGAGATAAATTATCTTTGAACATCAGTGAGAGCTGATGGGTTAAGTCTTGTTTGTTCCCCCTTGAACTAAGAGCTCAAATTCTCTTAATTTATCCATTAAATGAATAAGGGGTGGCAAAAGGGGGAAGGGGCAGGAATACCCCGGATATGGATTACTTTCCCTCTCAGGTTGCAAAAGGTAGTAAATCCGAGGTGACAGTTGTCACTGAATGTGTTAAGGTATTTGCTTTCTTGATTGTCTCTCCTATTTGCTGCTGTACATGATCCTAGAAGAGCATCTGTGGAGCTATAGGAATCTTTGCACTGACTACTAATGATTGCTTTGAATATACTCTCTTCTAGCATGTACAGTGTTTCTCAGGGCTTCTGATTTCTTATCTGTCATGATTTCAGATCTTTgggaagttacagaagatggaaCTTTTACATTAACTACTTTCTAAAAGGAAAGCTTGCAGGAGCTCCACAGCCTTCATTGTATCATGAGATGTGTATCTTCATGATAGTAGATGAGATAttcagccgggtgcagtagctcacacctgtaatcccagcgctgtgggaggccgaggcgggcagatcacctgaggtcaggagtttgagaccagcttggccaacatggagaaaccctgtctctactaaaaatacaaaaattagctgggtgtggtggtgcgtgcctgtaatcccagctcctcgggaggctgaggtaggagaataacttgaacccagaagtcagaggttgcagtgagccaggatcgtgccactgcactccagcctgggagacagagcgagactccatctcaaaaaaaaaaaaaaaaaaagattctagctGGGtgggtggtacatgcctgtactcccagctacttggatgctgaggcaagaggattgcttgagctctggagtttgtgtccagcttgggcaatatagtgtgatccctgcctctaaaaaaaatgttttttttttgagatggagtctcactttgctgcccaggctgtagtgcagtggcaggatttcatctcactacaacctctgcctcctgggttcaaacaattcttctgcctcagcctccctagtagctgggactacaggcatgtgccaccatgcccagctaatttttgtacttttagtagagacaagatttcaccatattggtcaggctggtctcgaactcctgatctcatgatccgcctcagcctcccaaagtgctgggattacaggcatgagccgctgtgcctggccaaaatttttttttaaattgacaacatatttttgagatttttggTTTACAAAGCTGTCATAGAACTCAAATACAAATATCTATATAGAAATGATTTAATGATTTAGTGATGTCTTTGTTAGTATGTCATTTTACACGCCAGTTcactgtctccaccaaaaatgtACTTATAAAAGGTAGAAACACTATTATAGAATCTAGATCTCCAGGTTTCCAGGTTTTTGAAATTagctaaataaaatgttaagtccCTGATCACTCATTTGCCTTACATTTTAaggataatattttaaagatataatgtgttgttataaaagtaaataacaatattacaaaaagttatattttttaatagaaatggggtcttgctgtcacccaggctggaatgcagtgtcactATCTGTACCCTCTAACTCCTGAGTTAGAGGGTACAGATAGTGACATTCACTGTaccctctaactcctgggttcaaacaatcctcttgagtagctaggactccaggcacatgccaccatgcccagctaatttttaaatttctatataggagagagggtcttgctgtgttgccaaggctagtctcaaactgctcTCCTCCAGCAagcctcccacttcggcctcctgagtcattgggattagaggcctgagccaTCATACCTGGCAAAGTTATACCATTCTTAAGAGATAAAAGATTATCCTCTTAAGAGGATTATATCCTCTGTTAGTTCTACAATGACCTGGGGCTGCTTTTGGTTCAGATTggctaaaaatttaaatgtaagtaaCCTGAAAATCTTTATTTAGGAGACAGACACTCTTAGAATGTGATTTTATTACCTGTTGGATAAGCcactgggaggaaaaaaaaccttGGCACTTGACTATTGATTATAACTAAAGAGGCAGCTGTTATTTGTTCACAAAGGGTCAGCTTAAACAttgctattgatttttaaatttgattttgttCCCCTATTCCTTTCTTTGTTATCTGGGGTCAATGTAATCATTAATCATCTTGTTTGGACTAAAATGCCTCTGTTTCAGCATGGTGGGGAGTTATATTTCAGTGACGTCTATACGAGCCTTGAACTGCCAGAAGAAATCAGGACACACAAAGTTTTATGGGGTAGGTGATTTTGTTTAGTTTAGTATTAAGGCAGATGGTTGTACATGTGCAGAACTCCTTTCTGCTAATAGCCAGGATGAGGCTATATGAGATCACATGGGGTTAGGCCATGAGGCCAAGGTTCCATTCTTCCTCTGCCATTCAAAAGTGATAGGGCTTTGGATAGTTTAATTCATCTCTTTGAGTTATCGTTTTCCAaattgtaaaatgtaaataataatacaatcTGCCTTATAGggctgttatgaagattaaatgggataaagaatgggaaaaatactttgaaaactcTAGTGTGGAAATGAGGACAATTGTTCCCGAGCTGGTGTCCTCTTAGTCCCCTTATgttctcattattattgtgttctttattcctttattatcattttaatagtCTGGAAGTTGAGATAAATGCATGCTTTTCATCAGTCTATGAAATCAAAAGttcttattcttaaaataatattaactttattcTTACTATGTAATAATAAATAGGTACCGTTAACAAGTTGGaaagtgccaaaaaaaaaaaaaagaaaaaattactaagctggacacagtggcacacacctgtaaccccagatatttgggaggctgagacaggaggattgcttgagcctaggagttcaggtACAGCCTGGGTGTCatagtaaaaccctatctcttaaaaaaattacttataatCATATAACCCAgtgataacttctttttttttttttttttttttttttttttgagatggagtctcgctctgtcacccaggctggagtgcagtggcgcaatcttggctcactgcaacctccacttcccgggttcaagtgattctcctgcctcagcctcccaagtagctgggattacaggtgcatgccaccatgcccagctaatttttgtatttttagtagagatggggtttcactgtgttggccaggctggtctccaacacctgacctcatgatctgcccacctcggcctcccaaagtgctgggattacaggcatgagccaccgcgcttggcctatgatttattttttatactacTTTATTCACATAACAGTGCTTTTCAGAATGTGGCCTACTGCATACATGAATATTATGCTTGCAGCTGAGTAGAACCAATCCACCAGTGAGTGTCCTGAAGAATGGTTCCTAGAGACCATCAGCTAGCACACCCAGTCTTAACCATGGCTTTCTAGACCTTGGGGGGATGCTCAAGTTAGCTTCTACTGCTAGGATCTATGTTTTAACTAATACCATGTCCTAATTAATTATATAGAAGAATAGTTCCCTTAATACTGTATTAAGTGTTGGCTTGtctgtggttttttgttgttgtttgttttttaggtgAGTGTCTGGGTGGTGCTTTATACTGGAAGGAACTTGCTGTCCTTGCTCAAAAAATTGGGTTCTGCCCTCCACGTTTGGTCACTGCCAATCTCATTACAATTCAAAACAAGGAACTGGAAAGAGTTATCGGTAAGATATGACAGACAGCAGGGACTATTATAACTACAGCTTGAATGATTGAAATGTGGTGATTAGTAAGTAACTTCTGAGGGAGTCTCATTGAGGGATACTTTCTGTTATCTGGAAATAGTTATCTTGCCTCCTGTACAATGGTA is from Pan paniscus chromosome 8, NHGRI_mPanPan1-v2.0_pri, whole genome shotgun sequence and encodes:
- the AS3MT gene encoding arsenite methyltransferase isoform X3 produces the protein MGGRSKPASLGGASAQEPAAGARRPESQAEETWLHLVTLRYRRTCRYYGCGLVIPEHLENCWILDLGSGSGRDCYVLSQLVGEKGHVTGIDMTKGQVEVAEKYLDYHMEKYGFQASNVTFIHGYIEKLGGAGIKNESHDIVVSNCVINLVPDKQQVLQEAYRVLKHGGELYFSDVYTSLELPEEIRTHKVLWGECLGGALYWKELAVLAQKIGFCPPRLVTANLITIQNKELERVIGDCRFVSATFRLFKHSKTGPTKRCQVIYNGGITGHEKELMFDANFKFKEGEIVEVDEETAAILKNSRFAQAFLIRPIGEKLPTSGGCSALELKDIITDPFKLAEESDSMKSRCVPDAAGGCCGTKKSC
- the AS3MT gene encoding arsenite methyltransferase isoform X1 — translated: MGGRSKPASLGGASAQEPAAGARRPESQAEETWLHLVTLRYRRTCRYYGCGLVIPEHLENCWILDLGSGSGRDCYVLSQLVGEKGHVTGIDMTKGQVEVAEKYLDYHMEKYGFQASNVTFIHGYIEKLGGAGIKNESHDIVVSNCVINLVPDKQQVLQEAYRVLKHGGELYFSDVYTSLELPEEIRTHKVLWGTVNKLESAKKKKKKKLLSWTQWHTPVTPDIWEAETGGLLEPRSSGECLGGALYWKELAVLAQKIGFCPPRLVTANLITIQNKELERVIGDCRFVSATFRLFKHSKTGPTKRCQVIYNGGITGHEKELMFDANFKFKEGEIVEVDEETAAILKNSRFAQAFLIRPIGEKLPTSGGCSALELKDIITDPFKLAEESDSMKSRCVPDAAGGCCGTKKSC
- the AS3MT gene encoding arsenite methyltransferase isoform X2; its protein translation is MAAPRDAEIQKDVQTYYGQVLKRSADLQTNGCVTTARPVPKHIREALQNVHEEVALRYYGCGLVIPEHLENCWILDLGSGSGRDCYVLSQLVGEKGHVTGIDMTKGQVEVAEKYLDYHMEKYGFQASNVTFIHGYIEKLGGAGIKNESHDIVVSNCVINLVPDKQQVLQEAYRVLKHGGELYFSDVYTSLELPEEIRTHKVLWGECLGGALYWKELAVLAQKIGFCPPRLVTANLITIQNKELERVIGDCRFVSATFRLFKHSKTGPTKRCQVIYNGGITGHEKELMFDANFKFKEGEIVEVDEETAAILKNSRFAQAFLIRPIGEKLPTSGGCSALELKDIITDPFKLAEESDSMKSRCVPDAAGGCCGTKKSC